A region from the Streptomyces tsukubensis genome encodes:
- a CDS encoding FUSC family protein yields the protein MTWYRALKETARSGLTIDRTGLEPLLALRGALGLAIVVVGTLALFGPLAAVSSAFGAFQAVIATFQRSWRPRPVLALASGGSLAVSTFVGYLTVGHLALFILLIAVWTLAAGLAWGLGPTVGIIASSNVAIMLVTITLPTSVATAAGHAAVIAAGGVVQAALIVLLPVRRWGAQRDALADALAAEADYARRLRRDPTAAFDPEPLMRARSAAAVSPRQARRRPAELHGARGVAEKLRPVLASLADPAFGVPEQGPERERVRELLAAAATVLDAAAQAVRHGEPPRLPAPALAALRTPDTDALLTGPPRRAALRLSALLADVTETARGEGAAAGHRDRPSLLKLLPGALRTVRAELRRGSPVLRHAVRGATVVVASYLAGTALPLGHGYWAPMTAVMVMRPDFSQTYARSVARFGGTLVGVGVATAVVETANPGTYAAAALAVLCAFGTYLVLRTGYAAANVGISAYVVCLLWMGGEEAGQTVPERIVLTLIGGLLAMLSYAVYPAWETPRLRNRLADWLLADCRYAAAVVDHYARPGEPDDAGQDIRRALLAARDARLAWQDALSRAADEPVRNRGLSHAAADAAGEALGKLGRGAMLMEAHLPAHEDTPVPAAAGLAKALRADAERAAKAVRERRRPEWRRVEEALAAWEESHEIIDPGAALVGEALDELSDALPPKAGPDPKPTPPRPDPPERP from the coding sequence ATGACCTGGTACCGGGCGTTGAAGGAGACCGCACGCTCCGGACTCACCATCGACCGCACCGGCCTCGAACCCCTTCTCGCCCTCCGCGGCGCCCTCGGTCTGGCCATCGTCGTCGTCGGTACGCTCGCGCTCTTCGGCCCGCTGGCCGCCGTCAGCTCCGCCTTCGGCGCCTTCCAGGCCGTCATCGCGACCTTCCAGCGCAGCTGGCGGCCCCGGCCCGTACTCGCCCTCGCCTCCGGCGGCTCCCTCGCCGTCTCCACCTTCGTCGGCTATCTCACGGTCGGCCATCTCGCCCTGTTCATCCTCCTGATCGCGGTCTGGACCCTGGCCGCGGGGCTCGCCTGGGGACTCGGCCCGACCGTCGGCATCATCGCCTCGTCCAATGTGGCGATCATGCTGGTCACGATCACCCTGCCGACCTCCGTCGCCACCGCCGCCGGACACGCCGCCGTGATCGCCGCGGGCGGAGTCGTCCAGGCCGCGCTGATCGTGCTGCTGCCCGTCCGCCGCTGGGGCGCCCAGCGCGACGCCCTGGCCGACGCGCTCGCCGCCGAGGCCGACTACGCCCGCAGGCTCCGCCGCGACCCGACCGCCGCCTTCGACCCGGAACCGCTGATGCGGGCCCGCAGCGCCGCCGCCGTCAGCCCCCGGCAGGCCCGCCGCCGCCCCGCCGAACTCCATGGCGCCCGGGGCGTCGCGGAGAAGCTCAGGCCCGTCCTCGCCTCCCTCGCCGACCCGGCGTTCGGCGTCCCCGAGCAGGGGCCGGAGCGGGAGCGCGTACGGGAACTGCTGGCCGCCGCCGCGACCGTACTGGACGCCGCCGCCCAGGCCGTACGGCACGGCGAACCGCCCCGGCTGCCCGCCCCCGCCCTCGCCGCCCTGCGTACCCCCGACACGGACGCCCTGCTGACCGGCCCGCCGCGCCGGGCCGCGCTCCGCCTCTCCGCCCTGCTCGCCGACGTCACCGAGACCGCCCGAGGCGAAGGCGCAGCCGCAGGCCACCGCGACCGGCCCTCCCTGCTGAAGCTGCTGCCCGGCGCGCTGCGGACCGTCCGGGCCGAACTGCGGCGCGGCTCACCCGTACTGCGGCATGCCGTCCGGGGCGCCACCGTCGTCGTCGCGAGCTATCTCGCGGGCACCGCCCTGCCCCTCGGCCACGGCTACTGGGCGCCCATGACCGCGGTGATGGTGATGCGGCCCGACTTCTCCCAGACGTACGCCCGCTCCGTCGCCCGCTTCGGCGGCACCCTGGTCGGCGTCGGGGTCGCCACGGCCGTCGTCGAGACCGCGAACCCGGGCACGTACGCGGCCGCCGCGCTCGCCGTGCTCTGCGCCTTCGGTACGTATCTGGTGCTGCGCACGGGATACGCGGCCGCCAACGTCGGCATCTCCGCCTATGTCGTCTGCCTGCTGTGGATGGGCGGCGAGGAGGCCGGGCAGACCGTGCCGGAACGGATCGTGCTGACCCTGATCGGCGGACTGCTGGCGATGCTGTCGTACGCGGTCTACCCGGCCTGGGAGACGCCCCGGCTGCGCAACCGGCTCGCGGACTGGCTGCTCGCGGACTGCCGTTACGCCGCGGCCGTCGTCGACCACTACGCGAGGCCCGGCGAACCCGACGACGCCGGGCAGGACATCCGCCGGGCCCTGCTCGCGGCCCGCGATGCCCGCCTGGCCTGGCAGGACGCCCTGAGCCGGGCGGCGGACGAGCCGGTAAGGAACCGGGGCCTGTCCCATGCGGCGGCGGACGCGGCCGGGGAAGCCCTCGGCAAACTGGGCCGGGGCGCCATGCTGATGGAGGCCCATCTGCCCGCCCACGAGGACACCCCGGTACCGGCGGCGGCCGGCCTCGCGAAGGCCCTGCGCGCCGACGCCGAACGGGCGGCCAAGGCGGTCCGGGAGCGCCGGCGGCCCGAGTGGCGGCGGGTCGAGGAGGCGCTGGCCGCCTGGGAGGAGAGCCACGAGATCATCGACCCCGGCGCGGCCCTCGTCGGCGAGGCGCTCGACGAACTGTCCGACGCGCTCCCGCCGAAGGCCGGGCCGGACCCGAAACCCACGCCGCCCCGGCCCGATCCACCGGAAAGACCTTAG
- a CDS encoding DUF397 domain-containing protein has product MHHAYNGMAAAELHGVVWQKSRHSNSQGSCVEFAKLPGGGVAVRNSRFPDGPALVYTPAEIEAMLLGIKDGEFDHLIAEN; this is encoded by the coding sequence GTGCACCACGCGTACAACGGCATGGCGGCCGCGGAGCTTCACGGGGTCGTCTGGCAGAAGAGCAGGCACAGCAATTCCCAGGGATCGTGCGTGGAATTCGCCAAGCTGCCCGGAGGGGGCGTGGCGGTACGCAATTCCCGGTTTCCGGACGGTCCGGCGCTGGTCTACACGCCCGCCGAGATCGAAGCGATGCTCCTGGGCATCAAGGACGGGGAGTTCGACCATCTGATCGCGGAGAACTGA
- a CDS encoding ATP-binding protein produces the protein MLEPLRQGLPPIDPAQALSSAACSLSSRYEAVRGARQFTKATLKEWDLYDHFDDIALVVSELVTNALRHALPDEPARETFLPPVRLHLMRWPGRLVVAVRDPSAQGPGGTDRRSGAERLDRLDRVDGLDRMDGPGRMDGRDSFDGPGRVDVLERTESPFEGLEGLGGRFPDPDGTAESGRGLFLVDAYADSWGWHPLAGALHGKVVWALFRLA, from the coding sequence ATGCTAGAGCCGTTAAGGCAAGGGCTTCCCCCGATTGATCCCGCACAGGCCCTCAGCTCGGCCGCCTGCTCCCTGTCCTCCCGCTACGAAGCGGTGCGCGGGGCGCGGCAGTTCACCAAGGCGACGCTCAAGGAATGGGATCTGTACGACCACTTCGACGATATCGCCCTGGTCGTCTCGGAGCTGGTCACCAACGCGCTGCGGCACGCCCTGCCGGACGAGCCGGCCCGTGAGACCTTCCTGCCTCCCGTACGCCTGCATCTGATGCGGTGGCCCGGGCGGCTGGTGGTGGCGGTACGGGATCCCAGCGCGCAGGGTCCCGGCGGCACCGACCGGCGCAGCGGCGCCGAGCGGCTCGACCGTCTCGACCGCGTGGACGGGCTCGACCGGATGGACGGGCCGGGCCGGATGGACGGGCGCGACAGCTTCGACGGGCCGGGCCGGGTGGATGTCCTGGAGCGGACCGAGAGCCCTTTCGAGGGGCTGGAGGGCCTCGGGGGACGCTTCCCTGATCCCGACGGTACGGCCGAGTCCGGCCGGGGGCTCTTCCTGGTCGACGCCTATGCCGACAGTTGGGGCTGGCATCCGCTCGCCGGAGCGCTGCACGGCAAGGTCGTGTGGGCGCTGTTCAGGCTGGCTTGA
- a CDS encoding helix-turn-helix domain-containing protein: MRRILLGSQLRRLRESRGVTREAAGYSIRASESKISRMELGRVSFKARDVEDLLTLYGVADETEREALLGLVKEANIAGWWQRYGDVLPGWFQTYVGLEAAASLIRIYEVQFVHGLLQTESYAHAVVMRGTPDATRADADRRVALRLERQKVLVSERAPHLHAVLDEAALRRPYGDRAVMQGQLRHLIDISEMPNVTLQVMPFSFGGHSGESGAFTMLRFPESDLSDIVYLEQMTSALYIDKAEEVQQYEKAMKRLQEDSPDPAESRDILRGLLQLT; this comes from the coding sequence GTGCGGCGCATCCTGCTGGGCTCTCAGCTCAGGCGGCTGCGGGAGTCGCGCGGCGTCACCCGCGAGGCGGCCGGCTATTCGATCCGTGCATCGGAATCAAAGATCAGCCGCATGGAGTTGGGTCGTGTGAGTTTCAAGGCGAGGGACGTCGAGGACCTGCTGACGCTCTACGGAGTGGCCGACGAGACCGAACGGGAAGCACTGCTCGGACTGGTCAAAGAGGCCAATATCGCCGGCTGGTGGCAGCGGTACGGCGATGTGCTGCCCGGCTGGTTCCAGACATATGTCGGACTGGAGGCCGCGGCCTCCCTGATCCGTATCTACGAGGTGCAGTTCGTCCACGGGCTGCTCCAGACCGAGTCGTACGCCCATGCCGTCGTGATGCGCGGCACCCCCGACGCCACCCGCGCCGACGCCGACCGCCGGGTCGCCCTGCGGCTTGAGCGGCAGAAGGTGCTCGTCTCCGAACGCGCCCCGCATCTGCACGCGGTCCTCGACGAGGCGGCGCTCCGCAGGCCGTACGGTGACCGCGCGGTGATGCAGGGACAGCTGAGGCACCTGATCGACATCTCCGAGATGCCGAACGTCACGCTCCAGGTGATGCCGTTCAGCTTCGGCGGCCACTCGGGCGAGAGCGGCGCCTTCACCATGCTCCGCTTCCCGGAGTCCGACCTCTCCGACATCGTCTATCTGGAGCAGATGACCAGCGCGCTCTACATCGACAAGGCCGAAGAGGTGCAGCAGTACGAGAAGGCGATGAAGCGGCTCCAGGAGGACAGCCCCGATCCCGCCGAGAGCCGGGACATCCTGCGCGGACTGCTCCAGCTCACCTGA
- a CDS encoding aldehyde dehydrogenase family protein has translation MSLFTELAQQYIDGEWRPGTGSWDIIDFNPFNGEKLASIPVATAAEVDQAYRAAERAQTAWAETNPYARRAVFENALRIIEDREAEITEAIIAELGGTHIKAGFELHLAKEFLREAIQLSLRPEGRILPSPVDGKENRVYRLPVGVVGVISPFNFPFLLSIKSVAPSLALGNAVVLKPHQNTPICGGSLVGKVFEDAGLPPGLLNVVITDIAEIGDALIEHPVPKAISFTGSDKVGQHVATVCAANFKRAILELGGNSALIVLDDADIDYAVDAAVFSRYVHQGQVCMAANRVLVDRSVEQEFTEKFVAKVRTLKVGDPADPATHIGPLINSRQADAVTSLVEQTVAAGATALLHGGADGNLVEPSVLTGIATDSPVLGQEIFGPVALIVPFDGEDEAVRIANDTPYGLSGAVHTADVERGVALAKRINTGMIHINDSTVHDEPIVPFGGEKHSGSGRLNGESMIEAFTTQKWISVQHGRSRFPF, from the coding sequence ATGTCCTTGTTCACCGAGCTGGCCCAGCAGTACATCGACGGCGAGTGGAGGCCCGGGACCGGTTCCTGGGACATCATCGACTTCAACCCCTTCAACGGGGAGAAGTTGGCCTCCATTCCGGTCGCGACCGCCGCCGAGGTGGACCAGGCGTACCGCGCCGCGGAACGGGCCCAGACGGCGTGGGCCGAGACCAATCCCTATGCCCGACGCGCCGTCTTCGAGAACGCCCTGCGGATCATCGAGGACCGTGAGGCCGAGATCACCGAGGCGATCATCGCCGAGCTGGGCGGCACCCATATCAAGGCCGGATTCGAACTCCACCTCGCCAAGGAGTTCCTGCGCGAGGCCATCCAGCTGTCGCTGCGGCCCGAGGGCCGGATCCTGCCGTCACCGGTGGACGGCAAGGAGAACCGGGTCTACCGCCTCCCCGTCGGGGTCGTCGGTGTGATCAGCCCCTTCAACTTCCCCTTCCTGCTCTCCATCAAGTCCGTCGCGCCCTCACTGGCGCTCGGCAACGCGGTGGTCCTCAAGCCCCACCAGAACACCCCCATCTGCGGTGGCTCCCTGGTCGGCAAGGTCTTCGAGGACGCGGGGCTGCCGCCGGGCCTGCTCAATGTCGTGATCACCGATATCGCGGAGATCGGTGACGCGCTGATCGAGCACCCGGTGCCGAAGGCGATCTCCTTCACCGGCTCGGACAAGGTGGGCCAGCACGTGGCCACGGTCTGCGCCGCCAACTTCAAGCGGGCGATCCTGGAGCTCGGCGGCAACAGCGCGCTGATCGTCCTGGACGACGCGGACATCGACTACGCGGTCGACGCGGCCGTCTTCAGCCGGTACGTCCACCAGGGCCAGGTCTGCATGGCCGCCAACCGCGTCCTGGTCGACCGCAGCGTCGAGCAGGAGTTCACCGAGAAGTTCGTCGCCAAGGTGCGCACGCTGAAGGTCGGGGACCCGGCCGACCCGGCCACCCATATCGGCCCCCTGATCAACTCCCGCCAGGCCGACGCCGTCACCTCCCTGGTCGAGCAGACCGTCGCGGCCGGCGCGACGGCGCTGCTGCACGGCGGCGCGGACGGCAATCTGGTCGAACCGTCGGTCCTCACCGGAATCGCCACCGACTCCCCGGTGCTCGGCCAGGAGATCTTCGGCCCGGTGGCCCTGATCGTCCCGTTCGACGGCGAGGACGAGGCGGTACGGATCGCCAACGACACCCCGTACGGGCTCAGCGGCGCGGTCCACACCGCCGATGTGGAGCGCGGGGTCGCCCTGGCCAAGCGGATCAACACCGGCATGATCCACATCAATGACTCCACGGTCCACGACGAGCCGATCGTGCCCTTCGGCGGCGAGAAGCACTCGGGCAGCGGACGCCTCAACGGCGAGTCGATGATCGAAGCGTTCACGACCCAGAAGTGGATCTCCGTCCAGCACGGCAGGTCCCGCTTCCCCTTCTGA
- a CDS encoding DinB family protein — MVIHVPSGDPGDERGTLLSFVEAQRGAIRRSVLGLGREQAVSRPSASELTLGGLLKHVAEVELNWLRLAQQRENERARTRETWGEAFVLQDGETVEETLEFWAGIAAETEEFIRAVPSMDDTFPLPEAPWFPQGERVSMRWFLVHLVEEFGRHAGHADIVRESLDGQTAFALVALEQEAAEAKAAGAA; from the coding sequence ATGGTCATCCACGTTCCCTCGGGCGATCCCGGTGACGAGCGGGGCACCCTGCTCTCCTTCGTCGAGGCCCAGCGCGGTGCGATCCGCCGCTCGGTGCTCGGGCTCGGCCGTGAGCAGGCCGTCAGCAGGCCGAGCGCAAGCGAACTGACGCTCGGCGGGCTGCTGAAGCATGTGGCCGAGGTGGAGCTGAACTGGCTCCGGCTGGCCCAGCAGCGGGAGAACGAGCGGGCCCGCACCCGGGAGACCTGGGGCGAGGCCTTCGTCCTCCAGGACGGCGAGACCGTCGAGGAGACGTTGGAGTTCTGGGCCGGGATCGCCGCGGAGACGGAGGAGTTCATCCGCGCCGTACCGTCCATGGACGACACCTTCCCGCTGCCCGAAGCCCCCTGGTTCCCCCAGGGCGAGCGGGTGTCGATGCGCTGGTTCCTGGTCCATCTGGTGGAGGAGTTCGGGCGCCACGCGGGGCATGCGGACATCGTCCGCGAGTCCCTCGACGGACAGACGGCCTTCGCGCTGGTGGCCCTGGAGCAGGAGGCGGCGGAGGCGAAGGCGGCGGGGGCCGCCTGA
- a CDS encoding bleomycin resistance protein, protein MAEKTIPLLPCHSPLMADVVAFYEALGFITTLRQTSPYAYAVVERDDIELQFFGMKEYDPAASYSGVYVLTEDVDGMHTAFRAGLKAAYGRIPSRGLPRIGPVKDMSYGVRQFLVTDPTGNSLRIGQLTGEEGADGTIPPAPKEPFERALHHAVLFADSKEDLPAAARVVGRALDRTDRTPAAVQLLKLLVLGGDIAQRQGDDTAARELLARAGAVPLSAEEREAVRDDLARLAELTDTAG, encoded by the coding sequence ATGGCCGAGAAGACGATCCCACTCCTCCCGTGTCACTCCCCTCTCATGGCGGACGTCGTCGCCTTCTACGAAGCCCTCGGCTTCATCACGACCCTCCGCCAGACCAGCCCCTACGCCTATGCCGTCGTCGAGCGCGACGACATCGAACTCCAGTTCTTCGGGATGAAGGAGTACGACCCCGCCGCCTCGTACTCCGGCGTCTATGTCCTGACCGAGGATGTGGACGGTATGCACACCGCGTTCCGCGCGGGGCTCAAGGCGGCGTACGGCCGGATCCCCTCCCGGGGCCTGCCTCGTATCGGGCCCGTGAAGGACATGTCGTACGGGGTACGGCAGTTCCTGGTGACGGATCCGACCGGAAACAGCCTGCGGATCGGGCAGCTCACGGGTGAGGAAGGCGCGGACGGCACCATTCCGCCCGCGCCGAAGGAGCCGTTCGAGCGGGCGCTCCACCATGCGGTGCTGTTCGCCGACTCCAAGGAGGACCTGCCGGCCGCCGCGCGGGTCGTCGGCCGGGCGCTGGACCGTACGGACCGTACCCCCGCTGCCGTACAGCTGCTGAAGCTGCTGGTGCTGGGCGGCGATATCGCGCAGCGGCAGGGGGACGACACGGCGGCCCGGGAGCTGCTGGCCCGGGCCGGTGCGGTGCCGCTGTCCGCGGAGGAGCGGGAGGCGGTACGGGACGACCTGGCCCGGCTCGCGGAGCTGACGGACACGGCGGGCTGA
- a CDS encoding PadR family transcriptional regulator: MSAIRLLVLGSVRQHGRAHGYQVRNDLEYWGAHEWSNAKPGSIYHALKQMAKQGLLLAHEIAPSTAGGPPRTEYEITAAGTEEFFSLLRESLINWEQKMDSLSAGLGFIVELERAEAVGLLRRRIDAMEGWKTATAEYYDPAQGPEQLGHIGEIMNLWIASADFGREWTLALIARIEGGAYVFAGEGEPFRGILGEGEENPYATGVPHRGDEE, encoded by the coding sequence ATGTCGGCGATCCGGCTGCTGGTCCTCGGCTCCGTGCGCCAGCACGGACGGGCGCACGGCTACCAGGTCCGCAACGACCTGGAGTACTGGGGCGCCCACGAATGGTCCAACGCCAAACCCGGGTCGATCTACCACGCCCTCAAGCAGATGGCGAAGCAAGGGCTGCTGCTCGCCCATGAGATCGCCCCCTCCACGGCGGGCGGCCCCCCGCGCACCGAGTACGAGATCACCGCGGCCGGCACCGAGGAGTTCTTCTCCCTGCTCCGCGAATCGCTGATCAACTGGGAGCAGAAGATGGACTCCCTCTCCGCGGGTCTCGGCTTCATCGTCGAGCTGGAGCGCGCCGAGGCGGTCGGCCTGCTGCGGCGGCGGATCGACGCGATGGAGGGCTGGAAGACCGCGACCGCCGAGTACTACGACCCGGCGCAGGGGCCGGAGCAGCTCGGTCATATCGGCGAGATCATGAACCTCTGGATTGCCTCCGCCGACTTCGGCAGGGAGTGGACGCTCGCCCTGATCGCCCGCATCGAAGGCGGGGCGTACGTCTTCGCGGGCGAGGGGGAGCCGTTCCGCGGGATCCTCGGAGAGGGCGAGGAGAACCCGTACGCGACGGGCGTTCCGCACCGGGGCGACGAGGAGTAG
- a CDS encoding SMI1/KNR4 family protein, with product MEELIDAVVRGASRIGRGAVRLYELVGPTPDEERDPSRPRERRGDGGPRLTEDEIREAEAEFGITFPAEYRTYLLEPFGVRGVNPLRRTPEGWRWETSYTIDYHLLATDFPHPDTDPDALMPSRDDFSDPAAFDAAYEAWDAEMNAYMDRMTAGCVVIQDDGCGFSTLLVVTGPLAGTVWFDATATTERIMPLKSGGRSCTFDNWVRGRTRSTPF from the coding sequence GTGGAGGAACTGATCGACGCGGTCGTGCGCGGCGCGAGCCGGATCGGCCGCGGAGCCGTCCGGCTGTACGAGCTGGTGGGTCCGACGCCGGACGAGGAGCGGGACCCGAGCCGTCCGCGCGAACGCCGCGGGGACGGCGGACCGCGGCTCACGGAGGACGAGATCCGCGAGGCGGAGGCGGAGTTCGGCATCACCTTCCCCGCGGAGTACCGGACGTATCTCCTCGAACCATTCGGTGTGCGTGGGGTCAACCCGCTGCGCCGGACCCCCGAGGGCTGGCGCTGGGAGACCTCGTACACCATCGACTACCACCTCCTCGCCACCGACTTCCCGCATCCCGACACGGATCCGGACGCCCTCATGCCGTCCCGGGACGACTTCTCCGACCCCGCGGCCTTCGATGCGGCGTACGAGGCCTGGGACGCGGAGATGAACGCGTACATGGACCGGATGACGGCCGGCTGCGTGGTGATCCAGGACGACGGCTGCGGATTCTCCACCCTGCTGGTCGTCACCGGCCCGCTGGCGGGAACCGTGTGGTTCGACGCCACGGCGACGACCGAACGGATCATGCCGCTGAAGTCCGGCGGCCGGTCGTGCACCTTCGACAACTGGGTGAGGGGAAGGACCCGGAGCACCCCCTTCTGA
- a CDS encoding glutamate decarboxylase yields the protein MALHKGADTSGGDSRQEHRRRELSLNPFYGEANPVSGMEEAPPTHRLPDGPLPPMTAYRIVQDELMLDGNSRLNLATFVTTWMEPQAGVLMDECRDKNMIDKDEYPRTAELEKRCVAMLADLWHAPDPAGAVGCSTTGSSEACMLAGMALKRRWAKRNADRYPSSARPNLVMGVNVQVCWEKFCTFWEVEPRLVPMEGERFHLDPEAAAELCDENTIGVVAVLGSTFDGSYEPVAELCAALDELQRRTGLDIPVHVDGASGAMVAPFLDEDLVWDFRLPRVSSINTSGHKYGLVYPGVGWALWRSAAELPEELVFRVNYLGGDMPTFALNFSRPGAQVVAQYYTFLRLGRDGYRAVQQSARDIATGLAAKFGEHDDFRLLTHGNELPVFAVTTAPDVTAFDVFDVSRRLRESGWLVPAYTFPKNREDLAVLRVVCRNGFSADLAELLAEDLARLLPELRAQSGPLSRDRGKATAFHH from the coding sequence ATGGCACTCCACAAGGGCGCGGACACCTCCGGCGGCGACTCCCGGCAGGAGCACCGACGGCGCGAGCTGTCGCTCAACCCGTTCTACGGAGAGGCCAACCCGGTCAGCGGAATGGAGGAGGCGCCGCCCACGCACCGGCTTCCCGACGGGCCGCTGCCGCCGATGACCGCGTACCGCATCGTCCAGGACGAGCTGATGCTCGACGGCAATTCGCGGCTCAACCTCGCCACCTTCGTCACCACCTGGATGGAGCCGCAGGCGGGCGTCCTGATGGACGAGTGCCGCGACAAGAACATGATCGACAAGGACGAGTACCCGCGCACCGCCGAACTGGAGAAGCGGTGTGTGGCGATGCTCGCGGACCTGTGGCACGCGCCGGACCCGGCCGGCGCGGTCGGCTGCTCCACGACCGGGTCGAGTGAGGCCTGCATGCTGGCCGGGATGGCGCTCAAACGCCGCTGGGCCAAACGGAACGCGGACCGCTATCCGTCGTCCGCCCGGCCCAATCTGGTGATGGGCGTCAATGTGCAGGTGTGCTGGGAGAAGTTCTGCACCTTCTGGGAGGTGGAGCCGCGGCTGGTGCCGATGGAAGGCGAACGGTTCCATCTCGACCCGGAGGCCGCTGCCGAACTCTGCGACGAGAACACGATCGGGGTGGTCGCCGTCCTGGGCTCCACCTTCGACGGCTCGTACGAGCCGGTGGCCGAGCTCTGCGCGGCGCTCGACGAACTCCAGCGGCGGACCGGCCTCGACATCCCGGTCCATGTGGACGGCGCGTCGGGCGCAATGGTGGCCCCCTTCCTCGACGAGGACCTGGTGTGGGACTTCCGGCTGCCCCGGGTGTCGTCCATCAACACCTCGGGCCACAAGTACGGGCTGGTCTATCCGGGTGTCGGCTGGGCGCTGTGGCGGTCGGCGGCCGAACTGCCCGAGGAGCTGGTGTTCCGGGTCAACTACCTGGGCGGCGACATGCCGACCTTCGCCCTGAACTTCTCCCGGCCCGGGGCACAGGTCGTCGCCCAGTACTACACGTTCCTGCGGCTGGGCCGGGACGGCTACCGGGCGGTCCAGCAGTCGGCCCGGGACATCGCCACCGGGCTGGCCGCGAAGTTCGGCGAGCACGACGACTTCCGGCTGCTGACGCACGGCAACGAACTGCCGGTCTTCGCGGTGACCACGGCACCGGACGTGACCGCCTTCGACGTCTTCGACGTCTCCCGGCGGCTGCGCGAGTCCGGCTGGCTGGTACCCGCCTACACCTTCCCGAAGAACCGGGAGGATCTGGCGGTGCTGCGGGTGGTGTGCCGCAACGGCTTCTCGGCCGATCTGGCGGAGCTCCTGGCGGAGGACCTGGCCCGGCTGCTGCCGGAGCTGCGGGCGCAGAGCGGACCGCTGTCGCGGGACCGGGGGAAGGCGACCGCGTTCCACCACTGA
- a CDS encoding YbjQ family protein — MGITDYGGGQAPSSDVLVVTTNDVPGYRVRQVIGEVFGLTVRSRHLGSQIGAGLKSMIGGELKGLTKTLVETRNQAMERLVEQARARGANAVLMFRFDVTEAADVGTEVCAYGTAVVIEPADTV; from the coding sequence ATGGGCATCACGGATTACGGCGGCGGCCAGGCCCCGTCCTCGGACGTCCTCGTCGTGACCACGAACGACGTACCCGGCTACCGGGTCCGGCAGGTGATCGGGGAGGTCTTCGGGCTGACCGTGCGCTCGCGCCATCTGGGCAGCCAGATCGGCGCCGGTCTGAAGTCGATGATCGGCGGCGAGCTGAAGGGGCTGACCAAGACGCTGGTGGAGACCCGCAACCAGGCCATGGAACGGCTGGTGGAGCAGGCCAGGGCGCGGGGGGCGAACGCGGTGCTGATGTTCCGGTTCGACGTGACGGAGGCGGCGGACGTGGGGACGGAGGTCTGCGCCTACGGCACGGCCGTGGTGATCGAACCCGCCGATACGGTGTAG
- a CDS encoding DedA family protein, producing the protein MTTLSLGPSWLDPDYLIGTFGLIGVLIIVFAESGLLIGFFLPGDSLLFTTGLLVTSGKLDTLPLWAVCTLIVLAAVIGDQVGYLFGRKVGPALFKKPDSRFFKQENVEKAHDFFEKYGPKSLVLARFVPIVRTFTPIIAGVSRMNYRSFITYNIVGGVLWGAGVTLLGAALGNVEFVHQNIEAILILIVALSVLPIVIELLRARKQGKKARAEEAQQPGGPAGDTPDAPGPRGRHAKR; encoded by the coding sequence GTGACTACCCTTTCGCTCGGCCCGAGCTGGCTGGACCCGGACTATCTGATCGGTACCTTCGGCCTGATCGGTGTACTGATCATCGTCTTCGCCGAGTCCGGTCTCCTCATCGGCTTCTTCCTGCCGGGCGACTCCCTGCTCTTCACCACCGGCCTGCTGGTGACCAGCGGCAAGCTGGACACCCTGCCGCTGTGGGCGGTCTGCACCCTGATCGTCCTCGCCGCCGTCATCGGCGACCAGGTCGGCTATCTCTTCGGGCGCAAGGTCGGCCCGGCGCTCTTCAAGAAGCCCGACTCCCGCTTCTTCAAACAGGAGAACGTGGAGAAGGCGCACGACTTCTTCGAGAAGTACGGGCCGAAGTCCCTGGTCCTGGCCCGCTTCGTGCCCATCGTGCGGACGTTCACCCCGATCATCGCGGGCGTCTCCCGGATGAACTACCGCTCCTTCATCACGTACAACATCGTCGGCGGTGTGCTGTGGGGCGCGGGCGTCACCCTGCTGGGCGCGGCCCTCGGCAATGTGGAGTTCGTCCACCAGAACATCGAGGCGATCCTGATCCTGATCGTCGCGCTCTCGGTGCTCCCGATCGTGATCGAACTGCTGCGGGCCCGCAAGCAGGGCAAGAAGGCGCGTGCCGAGGAGGCGCAGCAGCCCGGAGGCCCGGCGGGTGACACCCCCGACGCCCCGGGGCCGCGCGGCCGCCACGCGAAGCGCTGA